The Musa acuminata AAA Group cultivar baxijiao chromosome BXJ1-3, Cavendish_Baxijiao_AAA, whole genome shotgun sequence genome window below encodes:
- the LOC135636257 gene encoding putative invertase inhibitor, whose translation MRPSSIFILLAVAVLLLHHHLLPGVEASVEKACRDAANRSRKINYDFCVAELRPYPGSQVADQKWLAVIAASLTKDKATSASDKVKGLLANTSDTKTKKCLESCESIYEDLLSDLKTSILAIKEGRLGDAKTHLSAAVDAPSTCEQGFEELKVPSPLNKEDSDLTQISTIALAFTNMLG comes from the coding sequence ATGAGGCCGTCCTCCATCTTTATCCTCCTAGCGGTGGcagtcctcctcctccaccaccacctcctccccggCGTGGAGGCATCGGTGGAGAAGGCGTGCAGGGACGCGGCGAATAGAAGCCGCAAAATCAACTACGACTTCTGCGTGGCGGAGCTCCGCCCGTACCCGGGGAGCCAGGTGGCTGACCAGAAGTGGCTGGCGGTGATCGCGGCTAGCTTGACGAAGGACAAAGCCACCAGCGCCAGCGATAAGGTCAAGGGTTTGCTAGCCAACACGAGTGATACGAAGACGAAGAAGTGCTTGGAGTCTTGCGAGAGCATCTACGAGGACCTGCTCTCCGACCTCAAAACGTCCATCctggcgatcaaggagggtcgcctGGGCGACGCCAAGACTCATCTCAGCGCGGCTGTGGACGCGCCCAGCACCTGCGAGCAGGGTTTCGAGGAGCTGAAGGTCCCCTCACCCTTGAACAAGGAGGACTCCGACTTGACGCAGATCAGCACTATTGCTTTAGCCTTCACCAATATGCTGGGGTGA
- the LOC103973412 gene encoding uncharacterized protein LOC103973412 isoform X2 yields MATATSFATPSLTGGIAQSKKSGLQNEKLKSLSVYHSHLAVPKKLKLQDNRPNLFVRAEYSDGSRGGGGDFVAGFLLGGAIFGTLAYVFAPQIRRSLLNENESGFQKAKRPIYYDDGLEKTRQTLNSKISQLNNAIDNISSRLRGRNNVVTEFVDADSEVESAM; encoded by the exons ATGGCGACGGCTACCTCCTTCGCGACTCCCTCCCTAACCG GTGGTATAGCGCAGTCAAAGAAATCTGGCCTACAGAATGAGAAGCTCAAATCTTTAAGTGTGTATCATTCTCATTTGGCTGTTCCTAAGAAATTGAAGCTGCAAGATAACCGCCCAAATTTGTTTGTCCGTGCTGAGTACAG TGATGGTTCAAGAGGTGGAGGTGGTGATTTTGTTGCAGGTTTTCTTTTAGGAGGAGCTATTTTTGGAACACTGGCTTATGTATTTGCTCCGCAG ATAAGGAGATCATTGTTGAATGAAAATGAGTCTGGATTTCAGAAGGCCAAGCGACCAATTTATTATGATGACGGGTTAGAG AAAACTCGTCAAACACTGAATTCAAAGATCAGCCAGCTGAACAATGCAATCGACAACATCTCCTCTCGTCTACGAGGGAGGAACAATGTGGTCACCGAATTTGTTGATGCCGACTCTGAAGTGGAATCTGCCATGTAG
- the LOC103973412 gene encoding uncharacterized protein LOC103973412 isoform X1: protein MATATSFATPSLTGGIAQSKKSGLQNEKLKSLSVYHSHLAVPKKLKLQDNRPNLFVRAEYSDGSRGGGGDFVAGFLLGGAIFGTLAYVFAPQIRRSLLNENESGFQKAKRPIYYDDGLEQKTRQTLNSKISQLNNAIDNISSRLRGRNNVVTEFVDADSEVESAM, encoded by the exons ATGGCGACGGCTACCTCCTTCGCGACTCCCTCCCTAACCG GTGGTATAGCGCAGTCAAAGAAATCTGGCCTACAGAATGAGAAGCTCAAATCTTTAAGTGTGTATCATTCTCATTTGGCTGTTCCTAAGAAATTGAAGCTGCAAGATAACCGCCCAAATTTGTTTGTCCGTGCTGAGTACAG TGATGGTTCAAGAGGTGGAGGTGGTGATTTTGTTGCAGGTTTTCTTTTAGGAGGAGCTATTTTTGGAACACTGGCTTATGTATTTGCTCCGCAG ATAAGGAGATCATTGTTGAATGAAAATGAGTCTGGATTTCAGAAGGCCAAGCGACCAATTTATTATGATGACGGGTTAGAG CAGAAAACTCGTCAAACACTGAATTCAAAGATCAGCCAGCTGAACAATGCAATCGACAACATCTCCTCTCGTCTACGAGGGAGGAACAATGTGGTCACCGAATTTGTTGATGCCGACTCTGAAGTGGAATCTGCCATGTAG
- the LOC135623036 gene encoding uncharacterized protein LOC135623036 encodes MAPINSNNIPITELFWSLLDKADRKFSRVRDLPIYGRNRNDADLHKAFKIYTQLWKLQQEHRQKLVEAGLRRWEIGEIAARIAQLYYGQYQRTSDSSYLAEAYIFYEAILSREYFRDSSGSPAQQDMALANKQLRFLARFLIVCLVLGRREMIAKLVVLLKSMVDECKKSFQETEFKEWKHVVQEIVRFLKVDTPFMNMRPLRYSFLFDVHPESLPIVASSYTKRNLVLRDVILSSYHNNEVKFTELTLDTFRMLQCLEWEPSGSFSMRSGADNSHFGTGTNRVNLLQDIRDHTLPPNPRKLILYRPSVTHFLMVLSTICEELPPDGIMLIYLSTAGGPALSNPVSLTSEISLDAAEKIGENFNNLELSSLVRPPHGRPTHTSIRNKESHIVGSDQQGCLWFGSRGNGGSNFIYPCDLIPFTRKPIFLVIDSDKSQAFKVIHGSEKGETTAILLSPSSRPPPLTSSSEYARFQNGSQFTMFLTAPVQAFCFLIGISGMNFDRDKYDKAEKLLSFSLNEWERTLITSNGLHPVWIEVLGDPFLRRLLLRFIFCEAVLALYAPTRHQEEFLPECLPHLPDSVNPESAISQSAVMQLADFLGVTNQFVFAEGIVPSETGTDDADRIVSSNAQECHLSDANGS; translated from the exons ATGGCGCCGATCAACAGCAACAACATCCCCATCACCGAGCTCTTCTGGTCTCTGCTCGACAAGGCCGACCGCAAGTTCTCTAGGGTTCGCGATCTCCCCATCTACGGCCGGAATCG GAACGATGCGGATCTCCACAAGGCGTTCAAGATCTATACCCAGCTCTGGAAACTGCAGCAGGAGCACCGCCAGAAGCTGGTGGAGGCGGGGCTCCGGCGGTGGGAGATCGGTGAGATCGCCGCTAGGATCGCCCAGCTCTACTACGGACAGTACCAGCGGACGAGCGACTCGTCCTACCTCGCCGAGGCCTACATCTTCTACGAGGCCATCCTCAGCCGTGAGTACTTCCGGGACAGCAGCGGAAGCCCGGCGCAGCAGGACATGGCTCTCGCCAACAAGCAGCTGAGGTTCCTCGCACGGTTCCTCATCGTCTGCCTCGTGCTCGGGCGGCGGGAGATGATCGCCAAACTGGTCGTGTTGCTCAAGTCAATGGTGGATGAGTGCAAGAAGAGCTTTCAG GAAACAGAATTCAAAGAGTGGAAGCATGTGGTTCAGGAAATAGTCAGGTTTCTAAAAGTTGATACACCATTCATGAACATGAGGCCTTTAAGATATAGCTTTCTCTTTGATGTGCATCCAGAGTCACTTCCTATAGTGGCTTCTAGCTACACCAAGAGGAATCTGGTTTTACGTGACGTGATCCTGAGCAGCTATCATAACAATGAG GTCAAGTTTACAGAGCTGACTCTGGATACTTTCAGGATGCTTCAGTGCCTGGAGTGGGAACCATCTGGTTCATTCTCAATGAGGAGTGGTGCTGACAATAGTCATTTTGGAACCGGGACTAATCGTGTCAATCTATTGCAGGATATTAGAGATCATACATTGCCGCCTAATCCAAGAAAGCTGATTTTGTATCGGCCTTCTGTTACACATTTTCTTATG GTCCTTTCGACAATTTGTGAAGAGCTCCCTCCTGATGGGATCATGTTAATATACCTCTCAACTGCAG GAGGACCTGCACTAAGTAATCCTGTATCATTAACTTCTGAAATTTCATTGGATGCTGCTGAGAAGATTGGAGAGAACTTTAATAATCTTGAGTTGTCCTCCCTGGTGAGACCCCCACATGGCAGACCTACCCATACATCCATTCGGAACAAGGAGAGCCACATTGTTGGTTCTGACCAACAGGGTTGTTTGTGGTTTGGTTCTCGTGGAAATGGAG gTTCAAACTTCATTTACCCTTGCGATTTGATTCCATTTACAAGAAAACCAATTTTTCTGGTGATTGACAGCGACAAAAGCCAAGCATTCAAG GTTATACATGGATCTGAGAAAGGAGAAACAACAGCTATACTTCTTTCTCCAAGTTCTAGACCTCCGCCGTTGACATCTTCTAGTGAGTATGCTCGTTTTCAAAATGGGAGCCAATTCACTATGTTCCTCACAGCACCAGTGCAAGCTTTCTGCTTCTTGATTGGTATTTCTGGCATGAATTTTGATAGG GATAAATATGACAAGGCTGAGAAATTACTGTCATTTTCATTGAATGAATGGGAAAGAACATTAATAACATCAAATGGGCTACATCCAGTTTGGATTGAAGTCTTGGGTGACCCATTTTTGAGGCGGCTTCTACTCAG ATTCATCTTTTGCGAGGCTGTTCTTGCACTTTATGCACCAACAAGGCATCAGGAGGAATTCCTCCCTGAATGCCTACCTCATTTACCAGACTCGGTCAATCCAGAGAGTGCTATTTCTCAATCTGCTGTAATGCAGCTTGCCGATTTCCTTGGTGTCACCAACCAGTTTGTGTTTGCGGAAGGGATTGTGCCGTCCGAGACTGGCACCGATGATGCTGATAGGATCGTATCTTCAAATGCCCAAGAATGCCATCTGTCAGATGCTAATGGGAGCTGA
- the LOC103973410 gene encoding transcription factor MYB41-like, producing MGRPPCCDEHGVKKGSWMPDEDKKLTDYIQKHGQGNWRRLPKLAGLDRCGKSCRLRWTNYLRPDIRRGKFTDEEEKLIIQLHSVLGNKWSTIATRLPGRTDNEIKNFWNTTLRKKLLQMGIDPVTHQPRTDLSLLSSSTSRLDSSLQLQVDAARLIELHLVQNLVRLLTCSSPAPNLDLIRLLGSAVPKNHHQVNDLFALTPQLSSLVNGSLGLPSLAPVGQEILSVNGGQTAAPSSADDSSSESMMTSKDCGTNSGTIPASVTAPSLVSSPENMSKNETISLEGSTNTPTSPPFEAWDALNLDDFGWKEIIDQMSPWLNAP from the exons ATGGGGAGGCCACCATGTTGCGATGAGCACGGCGTCAAGAAGGGCTCTTGGATGCCTGACGAGGATAAGAAGTTGACGGACTACATTCAGAAGCACGGCCAGGGGAACTGGCGGCGGCTGCCCAAGCTCGCCGGCCTCGACCGGTGCGGCAAAAGCTGCAGGCTGCGCTGGACAAACTACCTCCGCCCGGACATCAGGAGGGGGAAGTTCACAGACGAAGAGGAAAAGCTCATCATCCAACTCCACTCTGTTCTCGGCAACAA GTGGTCGACCATCGCCACCCGTTTGCCCGGAaggaccgacaacgagatcaagaacttctGGAACACCACTCTGAGGAAGAAGCTGCTGCAGATGGGCATCGACCCCGTGACGCATCAGCCAAGAACCGACCTCAGCCTGCTCTCCAGCTCGACGAGCCGTCTCGATAGTTCCCTTCAGCTACAAGTAGATGCTGCACGCTTGATCGAGTTGCATTTGGTGCAGAACCTCGTTCGGCTCCTTACCTGCAGTAGTCCCGCTCCAAATCTGGACCTCATCCGTCTCCTTGGATCAGCTGTTCCTAAGAACCACCACCAAGTGAACGATCTCTTCGCTTTGACCCCCCAGCTCTCGAGTCTCGTCAACGGATCACTCGGTCTTCCCAGTTTGGCGCCGGTGGGTCAAGAAATCCTTTCCGTGAATGGTGGACAAACAGCTGCACCTTCATCTGCAGATGATTCAAGCTCGGAGAGTATGATGACGAGCAAAGACTGCGGTACAAACTCCGGTACGATCCCGGCATCGGTTACTGCACCTTCGTTGGTTTCATCTCCAGAGAACATGAGTAAGAACGAGACCATCTCTCTCGAGGGATCTACCAACACGCCCACCTCGCCACCCTTCGAGGCTTGGGATGCCCTAAACCTGGACGATTTTGGCTGGAaagaaatcataga TCAAATGTCGCCATGGCTAAATGCACCATAG